A single genomic interval of Pyrobaculum arsenaticum DSM 13514 harbors:
- a CDS encoding DUF1646 family protein: protein MDLLLQIIFLVALVAGPVLSKRIEHNIEIYFLALGVAGATISNLWSWHLLEEALLHPVAVYQPGIGYIPVGITQVVLFAGLAFYFLRHRLAGWADKLAQPITVAVLIAVMGFSSSVISAIVASAIMAELLAFARAPHAYKAKAAVYAAYAIGAGAALLPIGEPLSTIAVAKLKAHFFYLVDVLIDAVALVVIFFAAYTYLQLKRYKPAEAEIIPYEPELKEVPLRAVKIFIFIFALTILGEFFKPLANAAAALGKELLYIFGAISAVADNATLVAALVSPEMAAEVLRAFLISLVISGGFTVPGNVPNIVFASVLKIGFKEWIKLALPIGVAIFAAMGAYVLFIVPHPPLA from the coding sequence ATGGACCTCCTTTTGCAGATAATATTTCTCGTCGCGCTAGTCGCCGGGCCAGTACTCTCAAAGCGGATAGAGCACAACATCGAGATCTACTTCCTAGCCTTGGGCGTGGCGGGGGCAACAATCAGCAACCTCTGGAGCTGGCACCTCCTGGAAGAGGCCCTGCTCCACCCAGTTGCCGTCTACCAGCCGGGCATAGGGTACATCCCCGTAGGCATAACCCAGGTGGTTCTCTTCGCAGGCCTCGCCTTCTACTTCCTCCGCCACCGACTAGCCGGGTGGGCCGACAAGCTCGCCCAGCCCATAACCGTCGCCGTGTTGATAGCCGTGATGGGGTTCTCGTCCAGCGTAATATCGGCGATAGTGGCCTCCGCCATTATGGCAGAGCTCCTTGCCTTCGCCAGGGCGCCCCACGCCTACAAGGCAAAGGCCGCTGTATATGCGGCGTACGCCATCGGCGCGGGCGCCGCCCTCCTCCCCATCGGCGAGCCCCTCTCGACGATTGCAGTGGCGAAGCTCAAGGCGCACTTCTTCTACCTAGTAGACGTGTTGATCGACGCCGTGGCCCTGGTGGTGATCTTCTTCGCGGCCTACACCTATCTGCAACTCAAGCGCTACAAGCCGGCGGAGGCGGAGATAATCCCCTACGAGCCGGAGCTGAAAGAGGTGCCCCTTAGAGCCGTCAAGATCTTCATCTTCATCTTCGCCTTGACCATACTCGGCGAGTTCTTTAAACCCTTAGCCAACGCCGCCGCGGCGCTCGGCAAAGAGCTCCTCTACATATTCGGCGCAATCTCGGCAGTGGCTGACAACGCGACGCTTGTAGCCGCCCTCGTCAGCCCAGAAATGGCCGCCGAGGTCCTAAGAGCCTTCCTCATCTCGCTGGTCATTTCGGGAGGCTTCACCGTCCCCGGCAACGTCCCCAACATAGTGTTCGCAAGCGTCTTAAAAATAGGATTCAAGGAGTGGATAAAGCTGGCCCTCCCCATAGGAGTTGCCATATTCGCCGCGATGGGGGCATACGTCCTATTCATCGTGCCTCACCCGCCACTCGCTTAG
- a CDS encoding pyrimidine dimer DNA glycosylase/endonuclease V, protein MQIFRPYVDHRRSAAFLDDLRLGKQRVEARQVIMAILRKAGVVQDGKRGWLSHPIVLTYYNSGRPYLADLVIYFYAVVEEWKRRGRRNNIDLADLIPLIKRVEGAPGTPITHVHEVEYRRVLLLKDPCHYYRKLSEEEVREIVETEPVPINGVNTWIFQVMYKYKEFVSKLRRGVVECTPVFPRRVA, encoded by the coding sequence GTGCAGATTTTTAGGCCCTACGTCGACCACAGGAGATCCGCGGCGTTTCTCGACGATCTTAGGCTGGGGAAGCAGAGGGTCGAGGCGAGGCAGGTCATCATGGCGATACTGCGCAAGGCCGGAGTCGTCCAAGACGGGAAGCGGGGCTGGCTCAGCCACCCAATTGTGCTCACATACTACAACAGCGGCAGGCCGTACCTCGCCGACTTGGTGATCTACTTCTATGCGGTTGTGGAGGAGTGGAAGAGACGAGGCCGCAGAAACAACATCGACTTAGCCGACCTTATCCCCCTCATCAAAAGGGTAGAGGGGGCCCCCGGCACGCCCATAACCCACGTGCACGAGGTGGAGTACAGGCGGGTGCTCCTCCTGAAAGATCCCTGCCACTACTACCGAAAGCTCAGCGAAGAGGAGGTTAGAGAGATAGTGGAGACGGAGCCCGTCCCCATCAACGGCGTAAATACGTGGATCTTCCAAGTGATGTATAAGTACAAGGAGTTTGTCTCAAAGCTTAGGAGGGGGGTGGTGGAGTGCACGCCCGTCTTCCCCCGCCGCGTTGCTTAG
- a CDS encoding PaREP1 family protein, whose product MALKGVEVIETPLPKPSSEDYVVARLLEAVVEARLALHFVKEGLVRDAAGKAFQAWRTVLAALLRLELERLKAIAKSEEERRWLEERAVPRVPTSRMISLSLMLEQVGYRGVLADTNTALNIHDYQYHGPDPDMALSRYRTREEAALNILFLIGEVARLVEGLKARVKPSAELETALEDLKRELRNLAPL is encoded by the coding sequence ATGGCGTTAAAAGGCGTAGAGGTCATCGAGACCCCCCTCCCTAAGCCTTCTTCAGAGGATTACGTAGTGGCGAGGCTTCTAGAAGCGGTGGTAGAGGCGCGCCTCGCTTTGCACTTCGTCAAGGAGGGGTTAGTGAGGGACGCGGCTGGCAAGGCGTTTCAGGCGTGGAGGACCGTGTTGGCGGCGCTTTTGAGGCTGGAGCTTGAAAGGCTGAAGGCAATCGCCAAGAGCGAGGAGGAGAGGAGGTGGCTGGAGGAGAGGGCTGTGCCGAGGGTTCCCACCAGCCGGATGATATCTCTGTCCCTAATGCTGGAGCAGGTTGGGTATAGGGGGGTGTTGGCCGATACGAACACCGCCTTGAACATCCACGATTACCAGTACCACGGCCCCGACCCCGACATGGCGCTGAGCCGATATAGGACGAGGGAGGAGGCGGCGCTTAACATCCTCTTCTTGATAGGAGAAGTGGCTAGGCTGGTGGAGGGGCTTAAAGCTAGGGTTAAGCCAAGCGCGGAGCTCGAGACGGCGCTGGAGGATTTGAAACGCGAGTTGCGCAACCTAGCTCCGTTGTGA
- a CDS encoding type II/IV secretion system ATPase subunit, with protein MLEGMLPEGYRVELVAPPISPKGPSFVVRKYFVVPITLVDMVRMGTISSDAVAYLWLMLDYGRNIVIVGPTGAGKTTLLNALLYLVRPDAKILTIEDTREINIVHEHWQALLTRPSRSEGVRDVSAFDLLAVAMRSRPDYVVVGEIRGEEAYVLFQAFGSGHSGATTIHAETIEDAVRRLLTRPMNVPPMLVGLAHVFVRIMRVKVGGQIVRRVVEIAENMGISRGGRPRLHYIYRWDPEKDVLAQVEESRHLETISRARFVPVEALRKELERRKTLISLMASKGYSTPYVVAKIFTRYHLDPEGALEAVSRGQI; from the coding sequence ATACTTGAGGGGATGTTGCCGGAGGGCTACAGAGTGGAGCTCGTCGCGCCGCCTATATCGCCGAAGGGCCCCTCGTTTGTGGTGAGGAAGTACTTCGTGGTGCCCATAACGCTGGTGGACATGGTGCGTATGGGCACAATATCGTCGGACGCGGTGGCCTACCTCTGGCTTATGCTAGACTACGGGCGGAACATCGTGATAGTAGGCCCCACTGGGGCGGGGAAGACCACCCTCCTCAACGCCCTCCTCTACCTCGTTAGGCCAGACGCCAAGATCCTCACAATTGAGGACACTAGGGAGATAAACATCGTGCACGAGCACTGGCAGGCCTTGCTGACGCGCCCTAGCAGGTCTGAGGGGGTGAGAGACGTCTCGGCCTTCGACCTCCTCGCAGTCGCCATGCGCTCTAGGCCAGACTACGTCGTCGTGGGGGAGATTAGGGGCGAGGAGGCATACGTCTTGTTCCAGGCCTTTGGCTCGGGCCACTCGGGGGCGACGACTATACACGCGGAGACTATCGAAGACGCGGTCAGGAGGCTTTTAACGAGACCTATGAACGTGCCGCCGATGCTCGTCGGCCTTGCCCACGTGTTTGTCAGAATTATGAGAGTCAAGGTGGGGGGCCAGATAGTGCGCAGAGTGGTGGAAATTGCGGAGAATATGGGCATATCGCGGGGCGGCCGGCCTAGGCTCCACTACATATACAGGTGGGACCCCGAGAAAGACGTCTTGGCGCAGGTGGAGGAGAGCCGCCACTTGGAGACGATATCCCGCGCGAGGTTCGTCCCCGTGGAGGCGCTCAGGAAGGAGCTGGAGCGGAGGAAGACGCTTATATCGCTAATGGCGAGTAAGGGCTACTCCACCCCCTACGTAGTTGCCAAGATCTTCACCCGCTACCACCTCGACCCCGAAGGGGCGCTGGAGGCGGTGAGTAGGGGGCAGATATGA
- a CDS encoding anthranilate synthase component I family protein, translating into MGRFMRGRAYFRSPRVELYIEGDVVTSLAQVERRGPYAVGLLPFHAVSPFDSAEARRREPWPEALFVVGPPSAPSLRGGGISLRLEEEVPCGEYEEAVEEAKRALARGELFQLVLSRFKKFKGWATPDAVLKRLAAVMDGKYYFFLEAGDLWVAGISPETLVSVEEGRAWSSPIGGTRPRGATSEEDLALEAELVNSVKDRAEHIMLVDSVRNDLGRVCAWGTVSASRVAVVEKFSYVQHLVSYVGCRLARGVTPLRAAAALNPTTTVTGVPKPRAIEYINALEREPRGPFAGSFGAVWPGGGDFAVVIRSLYGEGDTVYLWGGAGIVMDSDPKGECRETEVKMGPIARALTSP; encoded by the coding sequence GTGGGGCGCTTCATGAGGGGGAGGGCCTATTTTAGAAGCCCCCGCGTTGAGCTGTACATAGAGGGGGACGTCGTTACGTCCCTCGCCCAGGTGGAGAGGCGGGGCCCGTACGCGGTGGGGCTACTGCCCTTCCACGCCGTGTCGCCGTTCGATTCAGCAGAGGCGAGGCGCAGGGAGCCTTGGCCCGAGGCCCTCTTCGTGGTGGGCCCGCCCTCGGCCCCGAGCTTGAGGGGAGGGGGGATCTCGCTGAGGTTGGAGGAGGAGGTGCCGTGCGGGGAGTACGAGGAGGCTGTGGAGGAGGCCAAGAGGGCGCTGGCTCGGGGGGAGCTGTTCCAGCTGGTGCTCTCCCGCTTCAAGAAATTTAAAGGGTGGGCAACCCCCGACGCGGTTTTGAAGAGGCTTGCCGCCGTCATGGATGGGAAGTACTACTTCTTCTTGGAGGCTGGCGATTTGTGGGTGGCCGGCATCTCGCCCGAGACCTTGGTCTCAGTCGAGGAGGGACGGGCATGGAGTTCTCCTATAGGTGGCACTAGGCCTAGGGGGGCTACTTCTGAGGAGGACTTGGCGCTGGAGGCAGAGCTGGTAAACAGCGTGAAGGACAGGGCTGAGCACATAATGCTAGTGGACAGCGTCAGAAATGACCTGGGCCGAGTATGCGCGTGGGGCACTGTTTCGGCCAGCCGCGTGGCTGTCGTCGAGAAGTTCAGCTACGTCCAGCACCTAGTCTCGTATGTGGGGTGCCGGCTGGCGAGGGGCGTAACGCCGCTGAGAGCCGCCGCCGCGTTGAACCCAACAACGACGGTGACAGGCGTGCCGAAGCCAAGGGCAATAGAATACATAAACGCCCTTGAGAGGGAGCCGCGCGGCCCATTCGCCGGATCTTTCGGGGCTGTTTGGCCAGGTGGCGGCGACTTCGCAGTGGTCATCCGGTCGCTGTACGGCGAGGGGGACACAGTCTATCTCTGGGGCGGCGCCGGGATTGTGATGGACTCCGATCCAAAAGGGGAGTGCCGTGAGACGGAGGTTAAGATGGGGCCAATCGCCCGGGCGCTCACAAGCCCATAG